AAACATACCGTGGATACGGGAACGGGTGGTGATACTCTGCAGCAGCAGGGTGCCACCCCCCTGGGCCGGCACCATTACTGCCTGATTACGATTCAGGGCCCAGGCAAAGGCCCCGTCCATGATGGCGGCGTCACAGGCCCCCTGTAACCGGCTGGCACAGGAGTCGCTATCGCAGGAAGTCAGCTCGAAGCTGCCGTCATCCATCGCCTCAAGGATACCGGCCAGGGTAAAAGGGATCAGACGCCTGACCTGGGTCAGGGTCGCCCTGAAGATATCCTGCAACCCTTCAGCCCTGGCAAGGTCCGCCTGGAAATCACCACTGGAGGCCAGCATTTCAAGGATCGCAACGTAGCGGCGGTTTGCCTCCTCCAGATAGTCAACCCGTTCCTGCAAAAACAGGGGAACCGTTATGGCTGCGTCAGCTGAGATCATGCGGCATCCGTCAGAATGGCAAAGGTCTCTTCAATCTGCGGTTCTGCCTGCTTCATCACCGCCCCCAGCTGATGGGGCGTCATACCCAGCCGGTCCCAGGCCGCTCCATCAAGAGGAGGGACAAACCGCTCACAGCTCTGGCCCAGCTCAAAGGCTTGACAGATAATATCTGCAATATGAATCAACGATGTTTCCAGCGGGAACTGCTCTGCCCGTGACGGACGGTGGTGAAAGGCAACCGGATCGGCAATATTGGCCGGAATCTTCCAGTCCTTCAGCAGTGCCCCGCCTGCCTCGGCATGATCAAAACCGACCCGCTTCAACTCAACATCAAAATAGAGCAGTTCTTTAGCCTGGGTCTCTTCAATCATCTGCCGCACCAGTTCACCCAGCACAGTGGCCATAATCAACTGGCCGATATCATGCAGCATACCGGCCACAAAGAACCGCTCCACATTGGCCTCCCGCCGCCAGGTGGCCAGGGCACGGGCAATAATGCCGCAGGCAATGGAATGACGCCAGAAGGTGGCCATGCTCATCAGTTCCTCGGGAATCCCCTTGAAGATCCCCATCACCGAGGCAGCCAGGGCGAGATCCCGCAACTGCTGGGTGCCGATAATGGTGACCGCCTTGCTGATGGAGTCAACCTTGCCGAAATAGCCGAACATCGGACTGTTGGCCAGCCGCAATAACCGGGCGGTCAGACCCTGATCTTCGGTAATGATCTTGCCGATATCATCAACAGAGGTGCGGGGATGGTTGATCGCCTCATTGAGACGGTCATAGAACAGTGGCAGGGAATAGACGGTACTGGTACGGTCAATCAGCCACTGAACCGTATAGGTCGGGGTATCAGCAAAGGCCATGGAGTACCTTCCTGATGGCGGCCAGTCGCAATAACTCCCGCAGGGCGGGATGTTCGGTACCGGAATGCCTGAAGTGCGGCAGCAGTGTGTCTTCGGCGGCGATCAGTGCAGCGGGGTCAATTTCGGCCGGGAGTGGTAGTTCGTTATCGACATAGTCAATGCCGGCAATATCAGCTTCTGCCACCCCCCAGGTGCGGAATATCGTCAAATGTTTCTGATTCAGCTCCGCTCCGGCCCCCAGCAGCATACGTCCGTTGCGGTCAAGCACGTCACTTGCCAGTACCATCCCGATCTCAAGATTATCAAGCGCAACAAGTCCCATGCTTTTGGCCTGTCCCGTTCTCTGAAGTTTTATTAGAATAGCACGTTCAGCACGCAACTCAAGGTTTTGTGCGATTTTTCATTTTTTGACCGTTGTCATGCCACTGGCGCCAGAAACAAGGCAGGATGGAACCTATGAAAAACGAACCAACGGCACAACAGACCAGGGACATCAAGGTTATCGCCGGATTTACGGAAGTCTGGTGTGCTGGTCAGCAGCATACCAGCAGGCAGCAGCACACCCTGCTGCAAGGGATGCCCCCCCTGCTACTCTGCCCTGATTGTGCGGCTTTTCTGGATTATGCAGCAAAAAAGCGGATGAACTGCCCGCTTGACGCTGAAAAACCGACCTGCAGGCGCTGCCGGATTCATTGCTATGCGCCGCAGCAGCGGGCCTTGGTCAAGCAGATCATGGCCTGGTCAGGCAAACGGATGATTCTCAGAGGCAGGCTGGATTATCTCTGGCACTACTTTTTTTGAAGCCCATCTGCCAGCTCAGGATGGCATCGACAATAGTGCATGCCATTTTTCAGTGACAAAACCGGGAATCAGCAGTTTTGCACATTGTTCAGCCGACAAGGGACGCGCATAATAGTAGCCCTGCATCTCGTGACACCCCCTGGCCAGCAGGAACTCCACATGTCCCTGATGCTCGACCCCTTCGGCAATCACCTCCATCCGCATAGTGCGGGCCAACGAGATGATGGTCTCGACAATCGCGGCATCGTCATGATTCGCAGGGGCCTCAGACACAAACGAGCGGTCAATCTTGATACGATCGATCGGAAAGTGTTTGAGATAACTTAATGAGGAATAGCCGGTACCAAAATCATCTACAGCCAGCCAAACCCCCAGCTGTTTCAACTCCTGCAGCTTTTTGGCAGCCTCGTCCGGGCGGTGCATGATTGCGCTCTCAGTCAACTCAAGTTCGATACTGTCAGGGGACAGATCATTCTGCTGCAAAGCCCCTGCAACCACCTGTAGCAGGCCGGCCTGTTCAAACTGAACGGCAGAGAGGTTAATGGCAAGTCGGGGGGGCTGCAGGCCATCAAATTTCCATTGGCGCAGCTGCCGGCAGGCCGTCTGCAGGCCCCACTCGCCGATCGGTATGATCAGACCGTTTTTCTCGGCAATGCTGATAATCTGCAAGGGCGACAGGCAGGGCGTCCCATCTGGGTTGTTCCAGCGCAGCAATGCCTCAATGCCGATGACCGTTCCGGTGCGGGCATCAAACTGGGGCTGATAGGCCAGCGAAAGCAGGTTGTCAGCCACGGCATGCCGCAGGGCGGTTTCTATTTCCAGACGTTCAATCGCCCGTTCCTGCAACTGTTTCGAATAGTAGTGATAGCGGTTGCGGCCCTGTTCTTTTGCTACGTACATAGCCATATCGGCATTTTTCAGCAACTCACTCGCATCCTCTGCATCATCAGGGTAAATTGATATGCCAAGGCTGCCGCTGACAAAGATTTCTCGATTTCCAATCCAGAACGGTTCATCCAGAGACCTGAGAATGGCGGCAGCGACCAGGGAGGCGTTCAGCTCATCGTGCAGCCCCATGGTTACAATGACAAACTCATCACCACCTGTCCGGGCAATGGTGTCGGATTGACGCATACCGCTTTCAAGACGTTCGGCAACAGCCTGTAACAGCAGGTCACCGACTCCATGCCCGAGGCTGTCGTTCACGGCCTTAAAATGGTCAAGATCAAGAAAAAAGACAGCAACCTTGCATTCACGGCGACTGCAGGCCAGCATTGCCTGTTTCAGGCGATCATTAAGCAGTGCCCGGTTGGGAAGCCCTGTCAGAAAGTCAAACGACGCCAATTGCTGCACCTGACGTTCTGCGGCACGGTACTCGGTAACATCAGAGAATATGACCACCACCCGCCGGGCCTCGGCCGGAAGAATCGAAATGGCGAGCACTTTATCCAGACCCGGCAGCTCTTTTTCAAGGGAAACGGTTCTCCCATCCTGCAGCACCTGACGGAAAAGCCCCAGCATCTCTTCGTGCAACAGACCAAACATCTCCCCAGAGCGCAGTCCCACCAGGCTGGACCGGTTTTTCAAAAACAGCCTGCTGCAGGCCGGGTTTGCCTCTACAATCGTTGCGTCAGTATCATTCAGGACAAGCTCAAGCAAAAGAACCGCTTCGTGTGTACTCAGAAAGAGACCGCGATATTTCTGCTCACTCTCGGCAAGAGAGCGCTGGGCCGCGGCCACCGCCCGTGTCGGCAGAACCAGGGTGGTACGAAACACAAAGACGGCAATGCCGGTGCTGCACAGCAAGACTCCCAAGGCCCGGAAAATGGGTAGTGTAAAGATTTTTTCGCTTTTTTGTTTTGCAGTGCCTTTTGGTTATTAAGCCGCCTCATTTATTTGCAGTTGCAGTTCGAGTTCCTGTTCTTTGAGAAGATCAATATTCAGATAGCGTTTCGAGCCCCATTGGGTGCCTGCAATATGTCGTAGTCTGGCAGCACAGAGCATTAAGGCTGAGTGACCATCAGGAAATGCACCGACTACTCTGGTTCGTCTCCTGATTTCTTTCATGATCCGCTCAAGTGCGTTGTTGGTTCTGATCCGGATTCGGTGTTCTCGTGGAAAGTCAAAGTAGGTCAGGGTTTCACTGATTGAGTCCTGCACCTTCTTTGCTGCCTCCCTGAGCTTCATCTCTTCCAGCTTGGTGAAGACCGTACCGGCTTTTTCTATGGCAGCCTGTTTGTCTTCTGAGGCATGAATCGCCTTGAGCATGGCAGCCACCTCTGGCATCTTCTTGCGCGGTACCACACTGAAGACGTTCCGGTAGAAATGAACAATGCAGCGTTGCCATTTGCTCTCAGGGTAATACTCAGCCAGTGACTCCACCAGCCCCATACAGGCATCGGTAATGAAGAGTCGGACACCGCTCAGGCCGCGCTGTTTCAGGTGGTGCAGGAAGCTTGACCAGCCTGCCTTGTCTTCCTTGGCTCCTTCACAGACTCCGAGAATCTTGCGGTAGCCATACTCGTTGACGCCGATGGCAACCAGTACTGATACGTTGCATACCTCTCCGCCCCAGGAACGCTTCAGAACAATACCATCCAGGTAGACGTAGGGATGGTTGCCGATAATCGGGCGATTGCGCCATTCTTCAATCTTGGCGTAGACCTTTTTGTTGAGGTTACTGATAGTACCGGGGCTTACCTTGGTGCCCCACAGGGTTTCGGTGATGTCTTCTATCCTGCGTACCGATACACCGGCCAGGTACATCTCGATCAGCGATTCTTCGACAGATGCTTCACGACGACGATAACGTTCAATGATGGCCGTTTCAAAGGTCTGGCGTCTAAGCTTCGGAATGTTGAGATTCACTTCTCCGGCTTTGGTCATGAGCTTGCGCTGGTAATGACCGGCACGGGTGTCGGTTCTGGCATCATGACGCTGGTACTTCTCGGCATTGCACAAACGATCAGCTTCAGAATCCAGCATGCTGTTGAGGGTATCCTCAACGGTGTTTCTGACCATTTCCCCGAGGTGGTCCCGTACGGCGCTCTCATTGAGCTGGATTATTTGTGCCTTTTTAGTAGAATGATCGTCCACAGCAGTGTTCTCCTTTTCGGTCGAATTTGTGTTTGGCGACTTAAATTCTAACCAAAATCAGGCACTGCTGTGACTCTTTTTAAAAAAGCGAAATTTATTTTACGTTATCGGAAAATGATTGGACGCAAGGACTGAACAATCTCGATCCTTGCCACCGGAACACCTGCATCATGTATCAAAAAAGTACCCTTGATGCTCGGCCATTGAGGGTGATCGCCTTTTTCAGCAATCACTTGCCCCTCCAAATCCACAATCCTGCGCAACTGGGTATTTCCCATGCCGGGACGACGCTCAAGCAGCTCATCAAGCCTGATTTGCTGATACTTCCAGAGATCAGGAGCCGTGATCACCAGACCAGCAACATGCTCTGCCTCAAGCTCTGCCACAGCAGACAACATCCCCTGCTGATAACGGCTTGCCAACCCCCAGTAGCCGACCGGCGGCAGCAAAGCGGCCAAGAGCGCAGCAATACCTGCCAAGAATACGATTACTCTGTTAAGGTGGCGCCGGGCCGACACCTAACGCTGCTCCACCGCTACACAGTTCAAGGCCTTCATGAGTGCGGCCCCCCTGGCTGAACGGGCAAAGCTGACAAGCTTCTGAACCGGCTGGCTGGCAGAAGTTTTCGCGATCAGGTAATAATCCCGCACAAGCGGGTAACGCCCCACCACCAGGTTTTGAAGAGTGGGCTCAACACCATTGAAGGCGAGCAAACGCACCTTTGCCCGCTCAGCAGTTACCATGCTCAGGGTGGTCATCCCAAAAGCCCCTGGCGTCGTCTGAAGCAGTTTGAGATTATCCTGATCCGTCACCGCCATGATCATGCCCGGCCTTGCCTTTGCCTGTGATACAGATTGGTCAACAGTCGGAGAGATACTGCGCAGCAGCTTCGTGTCAATCTCGGCATCGGGTCGCAGCAGCAGCCTGACCCGCCCACCGTCCGGCCAGGTTTGGGAGGTATTGCCATAGAGTTGCACAAGGTCATTGGTACGGATAGCCGCAACAGCGTTGGCGGGATGAACGGCAAAAGCTACCGGGCTCCGGCAGAGGTGAATACTTTCGACCCCTTGCTCCTCCGGCTTGACAGGACGGGCAGATATGGCAAGATCAAGCGCACCTGCCTGCAACGCCCTGATGCCGCCGGTGCTCCCCAGGCTGGGAACGACCTGCACATCAAGACGTTGGTGCTGTTTGGCATACAGAGCAGCCAGTTTGCGTAACAGTTCCAGGCCGCTGCCGGTACCTCCCAACCGCATTTTTTCTTGTGCCTCTGCAGGCAGTGCAACAAGAAGCATCAAAACCACTAGTAATCGCGTCAAGGTTTACTCCTAAAATATGCGTAAAACTGTTTTAGCTATACAATAATCAACAGGTTATTAGCAACCAGATATACGTGCAAAGATCTGCATCACAGCGGGATGGAGAGCAACTCAATGAACACCCCAAAGCCTCAAATTGCCATCACCATGGGAGACCCCTGCGGGGTCGGACCGGAAATCATCGTTGCTGCCCTGAGCGATCCAGCCATCCGTAGCGCCTGCAAGCCGCTGGTGCTGGGAGACCGGCGGGCCATGCAGCGGGCGCTGACCGTTTGCAACAGCCCGCTGGAACTCATCACCGTTTCTTCCCCAGCTGAAGCAGCCGACCTGCCGGACAGCGTCATCCCCCTGCTGGAACTATCCAGCCTTGCTAATACGGATATCGACTACGGCAAGCCTTCAGAGCTGTCTGGCGATGCGGTCTACCGCTATATCCGCCGCGCAGCCGAGCTGTGCCTGACCGGTGAGGTGGCAGCCATGGCCACCGCACCGATCAGTAAGGAGGCGATGCACCGCGCCGGTCACCACTACCCCGGCCATACCGAGCTGCTGGCCGAGCTGTGCCGCTGCGATGAGTTTGTGATGATGCTGGCTGGCGACGTATTGCGGGTGGCGCTGGTCACCATCCATGAGGCGCTTGCCCATGTCCCTGCTCTGATCAGCACTGAACAGGTATTAAAAACCATCCGGGTTACGGCCAACGGTGTTGCTCCGCTCTGCGGCAATCGCTCTCCCCGGATCGCTGTACTGGCACTGAACCCCCACTGTGGCGAAGGCGGCATGTTCGGCAGCGAAGAGGCTGATGCCATTATCCCCGCCATTACAGCTGCACAAAGTGAGGGACTTGATGTTGCAGGCCCCTTCTCAGCCGACACCTTCTTCCACTTTGCCGTACAGGAGCCTGCCCCCTATGATGCCGTGGTGGCCATGTACCATGACCAGGGACTGATTCCACTCAAGATGCGGCACTTTGACGACGGCATCAACATTACTCTGGGGTTGCCGATCATCCGCACCTCGGTTGACCACGGTACCGCCTACAACCTGGCTGGAACCGGCACTGCTTCGGCAACCAGCATGAAGGCCTCCATCCGAATTGCTGCAAAACTGGCAGCAACCCGATGAAACTACCAGACCTGATCCCCGGCAGACTGATCAAACGTTACAAACGTTTTCTGGCTGATATTGAGCTTGAAGACTGCTCTGTGGTTACCGCCCACTGTCCCAACTCCGGCAGCATGCTGGGCTGCAACCTGCCCGGCAGCCCGGTGCTGCTCTCCCTGAGCCCTAATCCCAACCGCAAGCTGGCCTATACCTGGGAGCTGCTGCAGGTAAACGGCTTCTGGGTTGGGTTGAACACCATGCTGCCCAACCGGCTGGCTGAAGAGGCGATTCTGGACGGGACCATTGTTGAGCTGCAGGGCTATCCAAAGCTGCGGCGGGAAGTTGCCTACGGCAGTGAGCGCAGCCGGATCGACATCCTGCTGGAAGATGACGGTAAGCGCTGCTACGTCGAGGTCAAAAATGTCACCCTGGTGGAAGGAGGGCTGGCGCTCTTTCCTGACGCAGTCACGGCGCGGGGCCAGAAGCATCTGCGTGAGCTGATGGAGATGGTCAGAAATGGCGACCGGGCTGTCTTACTGTTTACCGTACAGCGAGGCGATGGTAACGCCGTTGCTCCGGCTGACCGGATAGATCCCGAGTACGGCAGATTATTGCGGGAAGCGGTTGCAAACGGCGTGGAGGCGTTGGCCTACCGGGCCGAGGTACAGCCGGAGCAGATCCGGCTGACCGAACGGCTGGCAGTCCTCCTTTAAAACGGCTGCGGAGGTCGTCTACTGCGTTGCGTGGTGCTCGCTTCCTCGCCTACCTGGCAGGTATGTCTCGGTCGCTGCGCTCCATACGCCTTGTACCCGGCCTTCCTCGCACGTTTTTGTAGACATCAGCTATTGTAATCAACCGCCACAATTGAGCTACAGTTGGCCTTCATGAACGGCACCACCTCACCGGCATGGTAGGGGTGTACCTGATAGCTCTGCAGATCAGCCAGTGAATCAAACTTGGTGATCAGGGCCACATCATAGGAGCGTTCTGAGCGGATCACGTCAATTCCCGCTTCAAGATGACGCAGTTCAGCAATCCTCCCTTCCATTGACAACAGCTTGTCCCGCACTGCAGCGATCTTTTCCGCGGTCTGTTCGGCCAGCTTGAAAAATACGATATGGGTAACCATGGTGTTCCTCCTTAGTGATTATGTTGTTTTCAGATACCGCGAGTCAGGCATTTCTGTCAACCAGTCCACTTGAGAGTTGTAAAATTGGTGGTACAGTTGTTTCAGATTCCCCTATGGCCTGTGGCCGTTGAACTCATCCAGGAGGTGCTGACATGTCAGAATCCAAGCTCATTCCTTCCATTGACAACCGTCTGGGGGCCTTACTTGAGGTATCGCGACGTCAAAATGCCCTCCGCCTTGAGGAGCCTCAGCTAAAGCCAACGGTCACCATTTCGCGGGAGTTCGGTTGTGAAGCATATCCAATGGCTGAACTGCTGCGCCAGCAGCTGGAAAAGAAGACAAAAGAACCATGGACCCTGATGGACAAGGCGCTATTGGATGAGGTCGCCAAAAATCACAGCCTTTCTGATCAGGTCCTGCACAATCTGGGCGACAAGAACCGTTTTCTGGATGACTTTCTCTCAACCTTTTCCAACCGCTGGAAAAGCGATAAGGATTACTACCGGCTGCTGTCACGCCAGATTATTGCATTGGCGGAGCAGGGCAACGTGATCCTGGTTGGCCGGGGAGCTCCGATTGTTACCCGCAAAATGAAGAACTGCTTTCATTTCAGGATGTACGCCTCTGAGTCATTCAAAATCGCCTCCATCGCCAAACGGCTGGGACTTGATACCGGTGAGGCACGGACCCTGGTTGAGCGCCGCCAGAAAGAACGGGACCGTTTTATCCGGGATTTTCTGGACCGTGACCCCTATGACTTGAGCGTCTACCATCTGGCTTTTAATAATGACCGCAACAGTGCAGCCAAGATAGCCCAGACGATTCTGGACTACCTGTTGAACCCCTAGCTGGTACGGTAAACTGCCCAACCAAGTAGAAAGGCCGGTTCTGCCGGCCTTTCTACTTGGCGGTTTCCGTACTGCCTTTTTTCATGTTATACACACTGCTTGAAATTGTATCAGCACCGGTTGGAGGGCACTGTGAAGAAGTTCCTGCTGGGTAGTGGCATCATCATCATACTGTATCTGGGATATGTGGTCATCTCGCTGGCCCTGTTGCCACCGGTGAGCAGCCTTGCCGACAAGAAACTGAATCTTACCATCGATATACGTGACTGGCAGGGCAACGAGCACCCCTTCCTGCTGGGGCCGAAAAACCGGCGTTGGACTCCATCCAACCGGATACCGCCTGAAATGAAGTGGGCGGTGATCCTGGCTGAAGACAGCAACTTTTACAAACACGAAGGGATTGACGTCAAGGCGATTAAAGAGGCGATCAAATACGACCTGGAAAAGAAGAGCATGGCCCGTGGCGCCTCCACCATCACCCAGCAGGTGGCAAAGAACGTATTTCTATCCCGCGAAAAGACCATTACCCGTAAGCTGAAAGAGGTCTACCTGGCCTGGCGGATGGAACAGGAACTGACCAAGGGTCGCATCCTTGAGCTGTACCTGAATGTGGTTGAGCTGGGGCCGATGGTGTATGGCATCGGTCATGGTTCCCAATATTACTTCGGCAAACCGGCCTCGGCCATGACCCCGCGTGAATGCGCCTTTCTGGCCGCCATGCTGCCCGGCCCGCGCGTGGCTTACAACCCCTACCGCAATCTGGGTAAAGTCCTGAGCCGTTCCAACATGATCCTGCGTAAGCTGCGCAGCAAAGGGGTAATCAGCGCCGATGAGCTGCAGGTGGCCCTGGGAACATCGCCCAACATTGCCGGCCTGCAACGCAAGGTGGATACCGCCATTCAGCAAGAGGCCGTCATGAAGCCGATCTCTTCGACAACGGCACCTGCCGCACCACAGGAACCGTCTGGGTCTGGGCCTGAGCCAGCCATCCCCGCCAGACCTGAATCAGCCCCGCAAGTACAGCCTGCCGCACCGGCAGATGAAGGAAAGCCCTGACCATGCCGCTCCGTCGTCATCAGGAACGGTTCCCGCGCCTGATACGGCATCTGCGCCACCACGGCACTGCCCTGTTGCCGATGCCGATCGGCGCGGGCCAGGTAACATTGCTGCCGGATGGCCCCCGCTTCTTTGAGGCGCTCTTCAACGACCTTAAAACCGCCCGGCAGCTGATCTGCCTGGAATATTACCGTATCCGGGCCGATCTGACCGGACAGCGGTTTGCCGATTTACTGATTGAAGCGGCCGCACGGGGGGTCAAGGTCTTTCTGATCTATGATGCGCTGGGCTGCCATGTTACACCTGACAGCTACTTTGAACGGCTGCAGACTGCCGGCGTTTCCTGCCTGGCGTTCAACCCCATCTCGCTGAGCCGCCTCCACTGGTTTGATCGTCGCAACCACCGCAAACTGGCATTGATTGACAACCGGGTGGCCTATCTGGGCGGACTGAACATCAGTGACGCCTACGCCGGCCTGACCGACGAACAGCTGCGGTTTCGGGACGTCGGTTTCAGTCTTGGCGGCGCTGCGCTGACAGCCCTGCTGGAGCTGTTTACCGAAACCTGGCAGATGGAGCAGGGCGAGCGGCCCGCCTTGCCTGCATCTGGTACTGTCAGTTGCAGCCCCGATGACACCGAAGTGACGCTGATCAGTGGCGGCCCACACCAGCGCCGTTCAACCATCCGTACCGCCTTTCGGGTTGCCATGGCCTCGTCCTGCCATGAGCTGCTGATCGCCAACCCCTATTTTGTCCCTGGTCCGCGGATACTACGCTCACTGCTACGCGCTGCCCGCCGCGGGGTCAAGGTCAAGCTGCTCTTGCCTGCACGCAATGATGTACCGGTGGTGCAGGTGGTCAGCCGCAGCTATTACGAGGTGCTGCTCAAAGCCGGCATTGAAATCTATGAATTGGAACGCCAGCTTCTGCACGCAAAATTGATGCTGATTGACGGGATACAAACCGTGATCGGATCGGCCAATCTTGACCAACGCAGCTTTCACCGCAATTTTGAGATCAATGCAATTGTACGCAGCCAGCCTTTCGGTAGCCAGGTTCGCAATCTGTTCGAACAGGACTTTGCCGGTTCAAAGCGGATCACCCTTGATGAACACGCCCGCCGCGGCTTTGGCCTGCGCCTGCTTGAACTGCTGCTCAAGCCAATCTGCTGGTTTCTGTAGCAGCCATGCTGATCGATACACACTGCCACCTCGACCTGCCGCCACTGTTTGAACAGCTTGATGAACTGCTGGCTGAGGCAAGGGCTGTCGGAGTAGCCAAGTGGGTCGTGCCATCAGTCCATCCTGACGGCTGGCAGCGCATTGCAGAACTAGCCGCACAGCACCCAGCCTTGCGACCGGCCTACGGCATACATCCCCTGCATGCCGATAACGTCACGGCTCAGCATCTGCAACTGCTGAGGCAGTTGGCACCAGCAGGGATTGCCATCGGGGAGATCGGGCTGGATGCGAGTTATGGCAATCTTGAGCAGCAGGAGGCATTGTTTCGTGAACAGCTGCGAATTGCACGGCTGTACGGTCTTCCGGTACTGATCCACTGCCGTAAGGCGATCGGACGCACCGTGGCAATCCTGCGTGAAGAGCGGGCTGATCAGGTCGGCGGCATCATGCATGCCTTTTCTGGTTCACTGGAATCGGCCCGGGAGTGTATCAAACTCGGCTTTGTCCTCTCACTCAGCGCCACCCTGACCTGGAGCAATGCCGTCCGGCCGTTGCAGCTTGCTGCTCAACTGCCACTTGAGCAGCTGGTGCTTGAGACTGACGCACCTGACCTGCCCCCCTCGGCTCACCCGGGCTGCCCGAACAGGCCGGCCTGGCTGCATGAAACAGCCAACAGACTGGCAGCGATCAAAGGGATCAGCGTTGCGGAGGTTGCGTGCCGGACAACGGCTACCGCTCTACGGATACTGCCACGGCTCTGAAAGGGGTCTTGTCCACCAGTGCACTGCATGCTACAGTGCCGCAAAAGGAGATCTGCCATGAAACAGCTTCTACCCGCTATTGTTCTGCTGATCCTGGCCCTGCCCGGATGCAGCATGTTTACGGCCTGGAAGAGCATCCCTCCACCGGGTGGCTGCGATCAATGCCACTCAACAGAGCTCTCCACCAACTGGACCGTGGCGTATCGCGCAGCAACAGTGGCTGATGAGCGTGGACAGCTTGCTTTTCAGACTCCCCAGTACAACACCCCGATCAGAAAGAACCAGCCTGCTTCTGCCCTGGATCTGCGCAAGGTTGAAGATTCACGCTGCTTTGACTGTCACAATGCCCCGACCCCAGCCCATAAGGAGCGTAAGGGCAAGTACCACCACGGCCTATAAAAAAAATATTGACATTATTTTAGCACTGAGTATAGTTTCCCTTTGTTGCTTACACTGCCCTGTCGTTACAGGGTTAAATAACCCAAGAGGTGAAATCACATGAAAAAAATGCTCTCCCTGTCCCTGGTACTGGCTCTGGCTCTCGGCGTTGCTGCTGGCTGCAAGAAGAAAGAAGAAGCTGCTCCTGCTGCTCCTGCTGCTCCTGCTGCAGAAGCTCCCAAGGCTCCCGAAGCTCAGAAGCCTATGTCTTCTGTAAAAGCTCCTGAAGCTGCTGCTCCTGCCGCTGCTCCCGCAAAAGAAGAGAAGAAGCACTAATTCTCATTTTTTGTTCATGAAAGCCTGTCAGGGTAACCTGACAGGCTTTTTTTGTTTCAGGAGCATGAAATCATGCATGAAATGGCACTTACTCAGGGAATTGTCGATATCTGTCTGCAGCATGCCGGCGGGCAGCGGATCTCCACCGTTGTCATCGAGATCGGAACGTTATCCGGCGTTGTGCCTGAGGCCGTTGAGTTTTGTTTCTCAGCCTGCAGCACTGAAACGCTGGCAGCATCAGCCCGTCTTGAAATTCGCAGAATAGAGGCACAGGGACGTTGCCTTGATTGCTCTGGCGTACAACCGGTTGAACGGCTCTATGACCCATGCAGGCAGTGTGGCAGCTATGCCCTGGAACT
Above is a window of Trichlorobacter lovleyi SZ DNA encoding:
- a CDS encoding TatD family hydrolase — encoded protein: MLIDTHCHLDLPPLFEQLDELLAEARAVGVAKWVVPSVHPDGWQRIAELAAQHPALRPAYGIHPLHADNVTAQHLQLLRQLAPAGIAIGEIGLDASYGNLEQQEALFREQLRIARLYGLPVLIHCRKAIGRTVAILREERADQVGGIMHAFSGSLESARECIKLGFVLSLSATLTWSNAVRPLQLAAQLPLEQLVLETDAPDLPPSAHPGCPNRPAWLHETANRLAAIKGISVAEVACRTTATALRILPRL
- the sfsA gene encoding DNA/RNA nuclease SfsA is translated as MKLPDLIPGRLIKRYKRFLADIELEDCSVVTAHCPNSGSMLGCNLPGSPVLLSLSPNPNRKLAYTWELLQVNGFWVGLNTMLPNRLAEEAILDGTIVELQGYPKLRREVAYGSERSRIDILLEDDGKRCYVEVKNVTLVEGGLALFPDAVTARGQKHLRELMEMVRNGDRAVLLFTVQRGDGNAVAPADRIDPEYGRLLREAVANGVEALAYRAEVQPEQIRLTERLAVLL
- a CDS encoding Dabb family protein, with product MVTHIVFFKLAEQTAEKIAAVRDKLLSMEGRIAELRHLEAGIDVIRSERSYDVALITKFDSLADLQSYQVHPYHAGEVVPFMKANCSSIVAVDYNS
- a CDS encoding hydrogenase maturation nickel metallochaperone HypA/HybF encodes the protein MHEMALTQGIVDICLQHAGGQRISTVVIEIGTLSGVVPEAVEFCFSACSTETLAASARLEIRRIEAQGRCLDCSGVQPVERLYDPCRQCGSYALELLSGEEMRVVEIEVDD
- a CDS encoding transglycosylase domain-containing protein gives rise to the protein MKKFLLGSGIIIILYLGYVVISLALLPPVSSLADKKLNLTIDIRDWQGNEHPFLLGPKNRRWTPSNRIPPEMKWAVILAEDSNFYKHEGIDVKAIKEAIKYDLEKKSMARGASTITQQVAKNVFLSREKTITRKLKEVYLAWRMEQELTKGRILELYLNVVELGPMVYGIGHGSQYYFGKPASAMTPRECAFLAAMLPGPRVAYNPYRNLGKVLSRSNMILRKLRSKGVISADELQVALGTSPNIAGLQRKVDTAIQQEAVMKPISSTTAPAAPQEPSGSGPEPAIPARPESAPQVQPAAPADEGKP
- a CDS encoding cytidylate kinase-like family protein, which encodes MSESKLIPSIDNRLGALLEVSRRQNALRLEEPQLKPTVTISREFGCEAYPMAELLRQQLEKKTKEPWTLMDKALLDEVAKNHSLSDQVLHNLGDKNRFLDDFLSTFSNRWKSDKDYYRLLSRQIIALAEQGNVILVGRGAPIVTRKMKNCFHFRMYASESFKIASIAKRLGLDTGEARTLVERRQKERDRFIRDFLDRDPYDLSVYHLAFNNDRNSAAKIAQTILDYLLNP
- a CDS encoding phospholipase D-like domain-containing protein, with protein sequence MPLRRHQERFPRLIRHLRHHGTALLPMPIGAGQVTLLPDGPRFFEALFNDLKTARQLICLEYYRIRADLTGQRFADLLIEAAARGVKVFLIYDALGCHVTPDSYFERLQTAGVSCLAFNPISLSRLHWFDRRNHRKLALIDNRVAYLGGLNISDAYAGLTDEQLRFRDVGFSLGGAALTALLELFTETWQMEQGERPALPASGTVSCSPDDTEVTLISGGPHQRRSTIRTAFRVAMASSCHELLIANPYFVPGPRILRSLLRAARRGVKVKLLLPARNDVPVVQVVSRSYYEVLLKAGIEIYELERQLLHAKLMLIDGIQTVIGSANLDQRSFHRNFEINAIVRSQPFGSQVRNLFEQDFAGSKRITLDEHARRGFGLRLLELLLKPICWFL